In Mixophyes fleayi isolate aMixFle1 chromosome 4, aMixFle1.hap1, whole genome shotgun sequence, the following proteins share a genomic window:
- the RPP25 gene encoding ribonuclease P protein subunit p25 → MENFRRVQIMDEDDGKCLPFNDLHPHVAQMRVKEGSKIRNLVGYALTYMGSEGTRQIVFSAYGRAVTKAITCVEILKRQVGGLHQITKVQYKALQEKWEQKGPEIKNPAPCLTVHKKIPSICILLSKYPLDPQEDGYQAPQSFHTREIGKTKFEILDISVSKKRKAPDSIEEGEG, encoded by the coding sequence ATGGAAAACTTCCGGCGGGTACAAATCATGGATGAAGATGATGGGAAATGTCTGCCATTCAATGACCTTCATCCACATGTGGCACAGATGAGGGTGAAAGAGGGCAGTAAAATCCGTAATTTGGTTGGATACGCATTGACGTATATGGGATCAGAGGGAACCAGGCAGATTGTCTTCAGTGCCTATGGTCGGGCTGTTACTAAAGCCATCACCTGTGTAGAAATACTGAAAAGGCAAGTAGGTGGGCTCCACCAGATCACCAAGGTACAGTACAAAGCTTTGCAGGAGAAGTGGGAGCAAAAAGGACCGGAAATCAAGAACCCAGCCCCATGTTTAACTGTTCACAAAAAAATTCCGTCTATTTGCATCCTCCTGTCCAAGTATCCCCTGGACCCACAAGAAGATGGCTACCAAGCACCTCAGTCTTTTCATACAAGAGAAATTGGAAAGACAAAATTTGAAATTCTGGATATATCAGTTTCGAAGAAGAGAAAGGCACCTGACAGTATTGAAGAAGGTGAAGGATGA